The Exiguobacterium acetylicum genome includes a window with the following:
- a CDS encoding nitroreductase family protein, whose protein sequence is MTTQTTTDFMEIVKGRRSIRNYDTNVKISKEEMTQILEEATLAPSSVNMQPWRFLVIDSEEGKATLAPLAKFNQVQVETSSAVIAVFGDMNAVDSIETIYDMAVEKGLMPQEVRDRQVPAIKGFYRPEDVETLRDSILIDSGLVSMQLMLVARAHGYDTNPIGGYEKDQIAEAFGLEKERYLPVMLLSIGKAVDAGYPSVRLPIADITEWK, encoded by the coding sequence ATGACTACTCAAACAACAACGGACTTCATGGAAATCGTCAAAGGACGCCGCTCAATCCGTAACTACGATACAAACGTGAAGATCTCAAAAGAAGAAATGACACAAATCCTTGAAGAAGCAACACTTGCACCTTCTTCAGTCAACATGCAACCATGGCGTTTCCTCGTCATCGATAGCGAAGAAGGTAAAGCAACACTTGCACCACTCGCGAAATTCAACCAAGTTCAAGTCGAGACATCTTCTGCTGTCATCGCCGTCTTCGGTGACATGAACGCGGTCGATAGCATCGAGACAATCTACGATATGGCTGTTGAAAAAGGTCTTATGCCACAAGAAGTACGCGATCGCCAAGTACCAGCCATCAAAGGTTTCTATCGTCCAGAAGACGTTGAAACATTACGTGATAGCATCTTGATCGACTCTGGTCTCGTTTCAATGCAATTGATGCTCGTGGCTCGTGCACACGGTTACGATACAAACCCAATTGGTGGTTATGAAAAAGACCAAATCGCAGAAGCATTCGGTCTTGAAAAAGAGCGTTACCTCCCAGTTATGCTGCTTTCAATCGGTAAAGCAGTTGACGCAGGATACCCATCTGTTCGTCTACCAATCGCTGACATCACAGAATGGAAATAA